The following are encoded in a window of Castanea sativa cultivar Marrone di Chiusa Pesio chromosome 9, ASM4071231v1 genomic DNA:
- the LOC142611036 gene encoding dirigent protein 22-like, which translates to MAKTLSKPPSIFFMLFTIFFFSIYVIADEAPVFSKNLPPSSLGLEQQKLSHLHFYFQEIVRGPKPTAVRVAQAATTNTSPTGFGAVAVIDDPLTLLPENTSKVVGHAQGTYTFASQSESALLMVMNFAFTEGEYNGSTLSLLGRNTVSSSIREMPIVGGSGVFRFARGYAQAKTYTFDTKTGDTVVEYNVYVLHY; encoded by the coding sequence ATGGCCAAAACCCTCTCAAAACCCCCATCCATTTTCTTCATGCTCTTcaccattttcttcttctcaatctATGTCATCGCAGATGAAGCACCCGTTTTCTCTAAAAATTTACCTCCTTCATCACTTGGACTTGAGCAACAGAAGCTAAGCCACCTCCACTTCTACTTCCAAGAAATTGTTCGTGGCCCCAAACCTACTGCTGTACGAGTAGCACAAGCTGCCACGACAAACACATCCCCAACGGGGTTTGGAGCTGTGGCGGTGATCGATGACCCGCTGACTCTCCTCCCAGAAAATACCTCCAAAGTTGTTGGACATGCACAAGGAACCTATACCTTTGCTTCTCAAAGTGAATCAGCATTGTTGATGGTGATGAACTTTGCTTTCACAGAGGGAGAGTATAACGGTAGCACTCTTAGTTTGTTAGGGAGAAACACTGTATCCTCCTCCATCAGGGAGATGCCGATCGTTGGTGGGAGTGGTGTTTTCCGGTTTGCTCGTGGGTATGCTCAGGCCAAGACTTACACGTTTGATACCAAAACTGGGGACACTGTTGTGGAGTACAATGTCTATGTCTTACATTATTGA